DNA sequence from the Acidobacteriota bacterium genome:
GCGATCTCACGGAGCTGGCCGTGGAGATGGTGCGCGACGAGCGACGGGCGGAGGTGCGCGAGAAGGCGAAGCAGAACGCCGAGGAGCGGCTGCTGGACCTGCTGCTGCCGCCGCCGCAGGTGCCGGGCTACGTGACGGAGACCGATCCGGCGCGCGAACACCACGGCAGCACGCGCGAGCGGCTGCGCGAGCAGCTGCACGAGGGGCGGCTCGACGAGCGGCAGGTCGAGCTCGAGGTGCGGGAGAAATCGTTTCCCTCGTTCGAGATCATCGCGGGCTCCTCGGTGGAGGAGATCGACATCAACGTCAAGGACATGCTGCCGGGGCTGGGCAACATGTTTTCGGGGCGGACCAAGCGCCGGAAGCTGCGCGTGCCCGACGCGCTCGAGCAGATCACGCAGGAAGAGGAGCAGAAGCTGATCGACATGGAGACGGTCGCGCGCGCGGCGGTCGAGCGCGCCGAGCAGGCGGGCATCATCTTCGTCGACGAGATCGACAAGATCGCCGGGCGCGAAGGGGGCCATGGGCCGGACGTGAGCCGCGAGGGGGTGCAGCGCGACATCCTGCCGATTGTCGAGGGCACGACGGTCAACACCAAGTACGGCATGGTGCGGACCGACCACATCCTGTTCATCGCCGCCGGCGCGTTTCACGTGTCCAAGCCGTCCGATCTGATCCCGGAGCTGCAGGGGCGATTTCCGATCCGGGTCGAGCTCGAGGCGCTCGGGCGCGACGACTTCGTGCGCATCCTCACCGAGCCGCGCAGCGCGCTCGTCAAGCAGTACGTCGCGCTCATCGCCACCGAGGGGGTGATGCTGACCTTCGAGAAGGACGCGGTCGAACGGATCGCCGACTTTGCCACGCTCGTCAACGAGCGGACGGAGAACATCGGCGCGCGGCGGCTCCACACGGTGATGGAGAAGCTCCTCGACGAGGTCTCGTTCGAAGCGCCGGACCTCGGCGAACAGGCCATCACCATCACGGCGGAGTACGTGGACCGGATGCTCGCCGACATCGTCCGCAACGAGGACTTGAGCAGATACATTCTGTGACCACGCGTCTTCAGGCGTTTTTCATCATCATCACGGTGACGCTCGTCGGCTGCGGAAAGAAAGGGCCCCCCCTGGCCCCCTTGCGCATCACGCCGGCGGCGGTCACCGAGCTGTCCGCGCGGAGGCTCGGCGATCGCGCCGTCCTGCGGTTCACGCTGCCCGACAGGAACACGGACAGCTCGACCCCCGCCGACCTGACGCGGATCGACGTCTACGCGCTCTCGGTCGCGAAGCCGGCCGACGCGCCGCAGGGAGACGAGTTCGTGCGCGCCGCCGCGCGCATCGCGACGGTCACGCCAAAGCCGGAGGAGAAGACCGCGGGAGCGGAGGAAGCGCTCGCCGGGATACAGGACGCGCTTTACGTGCCCCCGGCGCGCGCGCGCGCCGTTCCCGGTGTCGCGGCGGCGAAGCCGGAGGAGCCGGCGGTGCCCGTGCGGATGTACATGGTCGTGCCGGTGAGCAAGCGCAATCGCCGCGGGCCGGCGACGATGGCGTCGGTGCCGCTCGTCGAACCGCCGCCGGCGCCGCCGGCGGCGGCCGTCGCGTATGACGAGAAGGCCATCACCGTCACGTGGCTCGAGGTGGCGGGCGCGGACGGGTACAACGTCTATGACACGGCGTCGGCCGCCAGCCCGATGAACTCCGCGCCGCTCGAGGCCGCGACGTTCAGTGACGATCGGGTGGAGTTCGGGAAGGAGCGCTGTTACCGCGCGAGCGCTGTCTCGCACGTGGGCGGCACGCCCGTCGAGAGCGCCTTGTCGTCGCCCGCGTGCGTGACGCCCGCCGACACCTTTGCGCCGCCGGCACCGGCCGGCCTCGCCGCGGTTGCCGGCCCGGGGAGCATCAGCCTGATCTGGGATGCCGTCCCGGCGGCGGACCTGGCGGGCTATCTGGTCTTGCGCGGCACTGCGCCGGGTGACACACTTCAAGCACTCACGCCCGAACCGATCAAGGAAACCACCTTCAAGGACGCCGCGGCGCAGCCGGGCGTGAAGTACGTGTACGCGGTCGTGGCGGTGGACCGGGCGAGGAACATGGGCGCGCAGTCGGCGCGGGTCGAGGAAACGGCGCGCTGATCAGGCACGAGGCAGGAATGGAACGAATTCATACCATCGATACGCCGTCGAAAATCGTCTGCGTCGGGCTCAACTACAAGGACCACGCGGCGGAGACCAACAAGCCGCTGCCCAGCGAGCCGATGCTCTTCATCAAGCCTTCCACGGCGGTGATCCGCGCGGGGGAAGCGATCCGTATTCCGCCGGGAGTCGGCCGCGTGGACCACGAGGCGGAGCTCGGCGTCGTGATCGGCACGCGCGCGTACCGCGTGCCCAAGTCACGCGCCCTGGAGTACGTGCGCGGCATCACCTGCGTCAACGATGTGACCGCGCGCGAGCTGCAGGCCAAGGACGTGCAGTACACGCGCGCGAAGGGATTCGACACCTTTGCGCCCATCGGCCCGTGCATCGCCACCGGCTACGACGGCCGGCCGTTGAAGGTCGAAGGCCTCGTGAACGGCGAAGTGCGCCAGTCGTCAAGCTCGGCGCAGCTGATTTTCCCGGTCGACCACCTGATCTGGTTCATTTCGTCCGTCATGACGCTGCTCCCCGGCGACATCATCGCAACCGGTACGCCCGCGGGCATCGGACCGCTCAAGGCGGGAGACACGGTCACGATCCGGGTGGAGGGGGTTGGTGAGCTGACGAATCCGGTGGAAGATTCGAAGATTTGAGGATCCGGGTATGAAGCTGTTCATCGATAGCGGCAACCTGAAGGAAATCGAAGCGCTGGTCCCCCTCGGCATCATCGACGGGATCACGACCAACCCGTCGCTGCTCGCGAAGGAAGCGGGGGACTCTCGCGCCCTTCTGAGGAAGATCTGCCGCACGGTCCAGGGGCCGACGAGCGCGGAGGTGGTCGCCACCGAGGCATCCGCGATGGTGGCGGAAGGGCGCGATCTTGCGACGATCGACGAGCACATCGTCGTCAAGGTGCCGTTCGGGAAGGAAGGCGTCAAGGCGTGCCGGCAGCTCGTCGCGGAGGGGATCCGCGTGAACGTGACGCTCGTCTTCTCGGCGACGCAGGCGCTGCTGGCCGCGAAGGTGGGCGCGTCGTACGTGAGCCCGTTCGTCGGGCGGCTGGACGACATCGCGACCGAAGGCATGGCGCTCATCGAGCAGATCGTGGACATCTACGAGAACTACAACTTCACGACCGAGATTCTCGTGGCGAGCGTCCGGCACCCGATCCACGTCGTGCAGGCGGCGCGCATGGGCGCGGACATCTGCACCTGCCCGGCGGCGGTGATCGAGGCGATGTTCAAACACCCGCTCACCGACATCGGGCTCGAGCGGTTCCTGAAGGACTGGGAAAAGGCGCAGGCGGCCGCGAAGATTTGAGGATTTGAGAATTTGGACCCACTGAGCCATCTCGAGAATCTGGAGCGGCGCGCCGAGCTGGGGGGCGGGGAAGCGCGGCTGAAGAAGCAGCACGAGGCGGGCAAGCTGACCGCGCGCGAGCGGATCGACCTGCTGTTCGACACCGGCACCTTCGAGGAGATCGACAGACTGGTCACGCACCGCTGTCGCGACTTCGGGATGGAGGATCAAATCATCCCCGGGGACGGCGTGGTGGCGGGGCACGGCCGGATCGACGGCCGGCAGGTGTACGCCTTCGCGCAGGACTTCACGGTGTTCGGCGGGTCGCTCTCGGAGACCAACGCCGCCAAGATCGTGAAGATCATGGACCTGGCGGTGAAGATGGGGGCGCCGGTCGTCGGCCTGAACGACTCGGGGGGCGCACGGATCCAGGAAGGCGTGCTGTCGCTCGGCGGCTACGCCGACATCTTCCTGCGCAACACGCTCGCCTCCGGCGTCGTCCCGCAGATCTCCGCGATCATGGGGCCGTGCGCCGGGGGGGCGGTGTACTCGCCGGCGATCACCGACTTCAACATCATGGTCCAGAAGACGAGCTACATGTTCGTCACCGGGCCGGACGTGATCAAGTCGGTGACGCACGAGGAGGTCACGAAGGAAGACCTCGGCGGCGCGCGCACCCACAACGAGACGAGCGGCGTGGCGCACTTCAGCGTCGCCGACGATCGCGAGTGCCTGCAGCTGATCCGCGAGCTGCTCGGCTACCTGCCGAGCAACAACGTGGACGATCCGCCGCGGATCGACACCGCCGATCCCGCGGACCGCGAGGACGAGTCGCTGGATCGCCTCGTGCCGGAGTCGCCGAACCAGCCGTACGACATGCACGACCTCATTCACGCGGTGGTCGACGACGGCGTGTTTCTCGAGGTGCACCGCGACTATGCGCGCAACATCATCGTGGGTTTCGCGCGGCTCGGCGGCCGGTCGGCCGGCATCGTCGCGAACCAGCCGGCGCACCTGGCCGGCGTGCTGGACATCGACGCCTCTGTGAAAGGGGCGCGTTTCGTGCGGTTCTGCGACGCGTTCAACATCCCGCTGATCACCTTCGAGGACGTCCCCGGGTTCCTGCCGGGGACGCGCCAGGAGTACGGCGGCATCATCAGGCACGGCGCGAAGCTGCTCTTCGCGTACGCCGAAGCGACGGTGCCGAAGGTGACCGTGATCACGCGGAAGGCGTACGGCGGTGCGTATTGCGTCATGTCGTCGAAGCACATCCGCACGGACGTGAACTTCGCATGGCCGGCGGCGGAGATCGCCGTGATGGGCGCGGAAGGGGCCGTCAACATCCTGTATAAGCGGGAGATCGAGACGGCACCGGACCCCGTCGCCGCGCGCGCCGCCAAGGTCGCGGAGTTCAGGGAGAAGTTCGCGAACCCGTACGTGGCGGCGTCGCGCGGGTTCATCGACGAAGTCATCCATCCGCGCACGACGCGTGCGAAGCTGATCTCGGCGCTGGCGGGCCTGGAGACCAAGCGCGACAGGAATCCGCCGAAGAAGCACGGGAATATACCGCTCTGAAATTCTGTGATCTGGTGATCTGGTGAATTGGTGATCTGGTGAAGAAGATCCTGGTGGCGAATCGTGGCGAGA
Encoded proteins:
- the hslU gene encoding ATP-dependent protease ATPase subunit HslU, producing MPIYLPETAATTVHSLTPREIVAELDKHVVGQAQAKRAVAIALRNRMRRRKLAPELADDVLPKNILMIGPTGVGKTEIARRLAKLAHSPFLKVEASKFTEVGYVGRDVESMVRDLTELAVEMVRDERRAEVREKAKQNAEERLLDLLLPPPQVPGYVTETDPAREHHGSTRERLREQLHEGRLDERQVELEVREKSFPSFEIIAGSSVEEIDINVKDMLPGLGNMFSGRTKRRKLRVPDALEQITQEEEQKLIDMETVARAAVERAEQAGIIFVDEIDKIAGREGGHGPDVSREGVQRDILPIVEGTTVNTKYGMVRTDHILFIAAGAFHVSKPSDLIPELQGRFPIRVELEALGRDDFVRILTEPRSALVKQYVALIATEGVMLTFEKDAVERIADFATLVNERTENIGARRLHTVMEKLLDEVSFEAPDLGEQAITITAEYVDRMLADIVRNEDLSRYIL
- a CDS encoding fumarylacetoacetate hydrolase family protein codes for the protein MERIHTIDTPSKIVCVGLNYKDHAAETNKPLPSEPMLFIKPSTAVIRAGEAIRIPPGVGRVDHEAELGVVIGTRAYRVPKSRALEYVRGITCVNDVTARELQAKDVQYTRAKGFDTFAPIGPCIATGYDGRPLKVEGLVNGEVRQSSSSAQLIFPVDHLIWFISSVMTLLPGDIIATGTPAGIGPLKAGDTVTIRVEGVGELTNPVEDSKI
- the fsa gene encoding fructose-6-phosphate aldolase is translated as MKLFIDSGNLKEIEALVPLGIIDGITTNPSLLAKEAGDSRALLRKICRTVQGPTSAEVVATEASAMVAEGRDLATIDEHIVVKVPFGKEGVKACRQLVAEGIRVNVTLVFSATQALLAAKVGASYVSPFVGRLDDIATEGMALIEQIVDIYENYNFTTEILVASVRHPIHVVQAARMGADICTCPAAVIEAMFKHPLTDIGLERFLKDWEKAQAAAKI
- a CDS encoding acyl-CoA carboxylase subunit beta translates to MSHLENLERRAELGGGEARLKKQHEAGKLTARERIDLLFDTGTFEEIDRLVTHRCRDFGMEDQIIPGDGVVAGHGRIDGRQVYAFAQDFTVFGGSLSETNAAKIVKIMDLAVKMGAPVVGLNDSGGARIQEGVLSLGGYADIFLRNTLASGVVPQISAIMGPCAGGAVYSPAITDFNIMVQKTSYMFVTGPDVIKSVTHEEVTKEDLGGARTHNETSGVAHFSVADDRECLQLIRELLGYLPSNNVDDPPRIDTADPADREDESLDRLVPESPNQPYDMHDLIHAVVDDGVFLEVHRDYARNIIVGFARLGGRSAGIVANQPAHLAGVLDIDASVKGARFVRFCDAFNIPLITFEDVPGFLPGTRQEYGGIIRHGAKLLFAYAEATVPKVTVITRKAYGGAYCVMSSKHIRTDVNFAWPAAEIAVMGAEGAVNILYKREIETAPDPVAARAAKVAEFREKFANPYVAASRGFIDEVIHPRTTRAKLISALAGLETKRDRNPPKKHGNIPL